The following proteins come from a genomic window of Flavobacterium crocinum:
- a CDS encoding DMT family transporter, translating to MKQSLDYKLIFALAAVGIIWGTTFLGIRVAVETIPPWFVTSIRQGLAGLIMMTILLFKKELEWIGWENFKQQLIASVLMLVIANGFTTIAEQNIPSGLASVINALTPILIFLGSILFGLQKMSLKGFLGVIIGFSGVVFIFKDGLGSFLDVNYRTGMMFMGFAILAWAAGTIYTKTHANKSKNITLNLFYQFTIASCIQLVLASIFSPNPDFNSWSSKSIFAALYLSVFGSVIAFFCYNYALKHVTAVQVSILSYINTIIAVFLGWLLLDEVITVDFIIATALIILGVFIVNYKKKEKKAL from the coding sequence ATGAAACAAAGTTTAGATTATAAATTAATTTTTGCCCTTGCAGCTGTTGGGATTATTTGGGGAACAACCTTTTTAGGAATTAGAGTTGCGGTTGAAACCATTCCGCCTTGGTTTGTAACTTCTATTCGTCAAGGATTGGCCGGATTAATTATGATGACGATTTTATTGTTCAAAAAGGAATTAGAATGGATTGGCTGGGAAAATTTTAAACAACAGCTTATTGCTTCGGTTTTAATGCTTGTAATTGCAAATGGTTTTACGACAATTGCAGAGCAAAATATCCCCAGTGGATTAGCATCAGTAATAAATGCGCTAACACCAATTCTTATTTTTTTAGGAAGTATTCTGTTTGGATTGCAAAAAATGAGTTTAAAAGGTTTTTTAGGAGTAATTATTGGATTCTCAGGAGTAGTTTTTATCTTTAAAGATGGACTCGGATCATTTTTAGATGTTAATTATAGAACAGGAATGATGTTTATGGGATTTGCAATTTTAGCTTGGGCGGCAGGAACAATTTATACCAAAACGCATGCTAATAAATCGAAAAATATAACGCTCAATTTGTTTTACCAATTTACAATCGCATCTTGTATTCAGTTGGTCCTGGCTTCAATATTCTCACCAAATCCGGATTTTAATTCCTGGAGTTCAAAGAGTATTTTCGCTGCATTGTATTTATCTGTTTTTGGTTCGGTGATTGCTTTTTTCTGTTATAATTATGCTTTAAAACATGTTACAGCGGTTCAGGTTTCGATTCTGTCCTATATCAATACAATAATCGCGGTTTTTTTAGGTTGGTTGCTTTTAGATGAAGTAATTACGGTTGATTTTATTATTGCTACAGCACTAATTATTTTGGGCGTTTTTATCGTAAATTATAAAAAGAAGGAAAAGAAAGCT
- the galE gene encoding UDP-glucose 4-epimerase GalE: protein MKVLVTGGLGFIGSHTVVELQNEGYEVVIIDNLSNSSEDVLKGITAITGKTPLFEKIDLREKSAVRDFFKKHNDVTGVIHFAASKAVGESVEQPLLYYENNISSLVYLLQELQQKPEASFIFSSSCTVYGQAEKMPITEDAPVQAAMSPYGNTKQIGEEIITDTAKVTNISAILLRYFNPVGAHESVQIGELPLGVPQNLVPFITQTGVGLRQELSVFGNDYPTPDGTAVRDYIHVVDLAKAHVIALQRLLNKKNLAKVETFNLGTGKGSSVLEVIHSFEKVSDKKLPYVIKPRREGDITEAYANTDKANNVLGWKAELSLDEAMASAWKWEQKVRNK from the coding sequence ATGAAAGTATTAGTAACAGGAGGACTTGGATTTATTGGATCTCACACTGTAGTCGAATTGCAAAATGAAGGCTATGAAGTAGTGATTATCGATAATCTTTCTAACTCTTCAGAAGATGTTTTAAAAGGAATTACAGCCATTACAGGAAAAACGCCTTTATTTGAAAAAATTGATTTAAGAGAAAAAAGTGCCGTTCGGGATTTCTTTAAAAAGCACAACGATGTTACCGGAGTTATTCATTTTGCAGCTTCAAAAGCAGTTGGTGAAAGTGTTGAACAACCTTTGTTGTATTATGAAAACAACATTAGCAGTTTAGTTTATTTATTGCAGGAATTACAGCAAAAACCTGAAGCAAGTTTTATTTTCAGTTCGTCTTGTACCGTTTATGGGCAGGCCGAAAAAATGCCAATTACAGAAGATGCTCCTGTTCAGGCAGCTATGTCTCCTTATGGGAACACAAAACAGATTGGAGAAGAAATTATCACAGATACTGCAAAAGTTACCAATATCAGCGCAATTTTATTGCGTTACTTTAATCCGGTTGGAGCACATGAATCTGTACAGATTGGAGAATTACCTTTAGGGGTTCCTCAAAATTTAGTTCCGTTTATTACGCAAACCGGTGTAGGATTACGTCAGGAATTATCTGTTTTTGGAAACGATTATCCAACGCCTGATGGAACAGCTGTTCGCGATTATATTCATGTGGTTGACTTGGCAAAAGCGCACGTAATTGCTTTGCAGCGTTTGTTAAACAAAAAGAATTTAGCAAAAGTCGAAACTTTCAATTTAGGAACAGGAAAAGGAAGTTCTGTCTTGGAAGTAATTCACAGTTTTGAAAAAGTAAGCGACAAAAAATTACCATATGTCATTAAGCCACGTCGTGAAGGTGATATTACTGAAGCATACGCAAATACAGATAAGGCGAACAATGTCTTAGGATGGAAGGCTGAACTAAGTTTAGACGAAGCAATGGCAAGTGCCTGGAAATGGGAACAAAAAGTGAGGAATAAATAA